One Hevea brasiliensis isolate MT/VB/25A 57/8 chromosome 5, ASM3005281v1, whole genome shotgun sequence genomic region harbors:
- the LOC131179865 gene encoding germin-like protein subfamily 1 member 13 has product MKSFHFLVFLALALAFSFASAFDPSPLQDFCVAIPEPKNAVFVNGKFCKNPNLTVAEDFFFWGLNVPGNTENRVGSNVTLVNVDRLPGLNTLGISLARLDFAPNGGLNPPHTHPRGTEILVVVEGTLYVGFVTSNPNRLITKVLYPGDVFVFPIGLIHFQFNIAKTNAVAFAGLSSQNPGVITIADAIFGSNPPINPDVLAKAFQLDKDEVEKLQKLFENA; this is encoded by the exons ATGAAGAGCTTTCATTTCCTCGTCTTTTTGGCTCTGGCTTTGGCTTTCTCTTTTGCCTCTGCGTTTGACCCTAGCCCTCTCCAGGACTTCTGTGTTGCCATACCTGAACCTAAGAATGCTG TGTTTGTCAATGGAAAGTTCTGCAAGAACCCAAACCTTACTGTAGCTGAAGATTTCTTTTTTTGGGGACTCAATGTTCCTGGAAATACAGAAAATCGAGTTGGATCGAATGTCACCCTCGTGAATGTTGATAGATTACCAGGACTTAATACTCTTGGTATTTCTCTCGCTCGGTTAGATTTTGCACCCAATGGTGGCTTAAATCCTCCTCACACCCATCCTCGTGGCACAGAGATCCTTGTAGTCGTGGAAGGCACTCTTTATGTTGGCTTTGTGACATCCAACCCTAATCGCCTTATCACTAAAGTCTTATACCCAGGAGATGTATTtgtatttccaattggcctcattcaCTTCCAGTTTAATATTGCAAAGACGAACGCAGTTGCCTTTGCTGGTCTAAGTAGCCAAAACCCAGGTGTCATCACTATAGCAGATGCAATCTTTGGGTCTAATCCACCCATTAATCCTGATGTTCTTGCTAAGGCCTTCCAATTGGACAAGGATGAGGTGGAAAAACTTCAAAAACTGTTCGAGAATGCATAA